The Pseudobythopirellula maris genome has a window encoding:
- a CDS encoding methyltransferase family protein, with amino-acid sequence MFRTIASMWALLYMFSIGGSYATAAYAVLEALTGLLSAENALSAPKIDRRAVGWGVPLLYSAGYVVIPVATPSAAMEPMLIALLALRVWFVIVLWDRETVGVSTYKKLCDRGPYAFIRHPGMLSGLLARVGVTLVNPLAWNIAGLVVMTAAAVGVILIEEQFLREQPSWRRYAERVNYRLVPYLW; translated from the coding sequence ATGTTTCGAACCATCGCGAGCATGTGGGCCCTGCTCTACATGTTCAGCATCGGCGGCAGTTACGCGACGGCTGCTTACGCCGTCCTCGAAGCCCTCACCGGTCTTCTTTCGGCCGAGAACGCGCTCTCGGCGCCCAAGATCGATCGAAGGGCCGTCGGCTGGGGCGTCCCCCTGCTCTACTCAGCCGGCTACGTCGTTATTCCGGTGGCGACTCCTTCGGCGGCGATGGAGCCAATGCTTATCGCCCTGCTCGCTTTGCGCGTCTGGTTCGTCATCGTTCTTTGGGACCGCGAGACGGTCGGCGTTTCGACGTACAAGAAGCTCTGCGACCGCGGCCCCTACGCCTTCATTCGACACCCGGGAATGCTTTCGGGCTTGCTCGCACGTGTCGGCGTCACGCTGGTGAACCCTCTCGCGTGGAACATCGCCGGGCTTGTTGTGATGACAGCCGCAGCGGTCGGCGTGATCCTTATCGAAGAGCAGTTCTTGCGTGAGCAACCTTCGTGGCGGCGGTACGCGGAGCGCGTCAACTACCGCCTGGTCCCGTACTTGTGGTGA